CGGTGGACGGATCTTTCAACCCGTTGCCAGTCAGTACGCACACCACTTTGGAACCAGGACGCAATGCGCCTTGGGCCCGCATTTTCATCACACCGGCTAACGACGCGGCTGAAGCAGGCTCGGAGAAGATGCCTTCTGAACGGGCCAGGATCCGGTATGCGCTGAGGATCTCATCATCGGAAACACAATCGATTCGTCCGCCGGACTCTTCCGCCGCCCGTACTGCCAAATGCCAGCTGGCCGGATTTCCGATACGGATGGCGGTAGCGATCGTCTCGGGGCGTTCAATCGGTTCACCGCGGACAATCGCCGCCGCCCCTTCGGCTTCAAATCCCCACATGTGCGGCAAACGGTCAATCTTACCGGCTTTTTTGTACTCGACAAATCCCTTCCAGTATGCGGAGATGTTGCCCGCATTGCCAACCGGAATCGCCAAAATGTCGGGCACTTCTTCCAACTGGTCACACACCTCGAACGCCGCCGTTTTCTGTCCTTCCAAGCGGTAGGGATTGACCGAATTCACCAGCGTAATCGGGTGTTGGTCGGCGATTTCACGCACCAATGTAAGTGCCTGATCAAAGTTGCCTTCCACCGCCAACACCTCCGCACCGTAGACCACGGCCTGCGATAATTTTCCCAAGGCGACATGGTTATTGGGCACCAATACGATACAACGCAATCCGACCCGCGCGGCATACGCTGCAGCAGAGGCGGAGGTATTGCCTGTCGATGCACAGATCACCGCCCGGCAACCCTCTTCCAATGCTTTGGCGATGGCCATCACCATGCCCCGATCCTTAAACGATCCGGTCGGGTTGGCTCCCTCCACTTTGAAATACAGCTCCACACCCCATTCTTTGGATAACTTTTCGGCTTTGACCAACGGCGTGTTTCCTTCATGCAGAGTGATCATGGGCGTGTGATCGTTGATCGGCAGATATTGTCGAAAGTGATGCAGCAGTCCTCTCCACATGCTTTCTCTCTCCTTTGTTCCCATCACATTCCTTGTGCGGGAAGTTTATTCGCCTGACCCCACCAGCATCGCACGACTGACACCGTCCAACTCCTGCAGCCCGTCGATCAG
Above is a window of Polycladomyces subterraneus DNA encoding:
- the thrC gene encoding threonine synthase, with protein sequence MWRGLLHHFRQYLPINDHTPMITLHEGNTPLVKAEKLSKEWGVELYFKVEGANPTGSFKDRGMVMAIAKALEEGCRAVICASTGNTSASAAAYAARVGLRCIVLVPNNHVALGKLSQAVVYGAEVLAVEGNFDQALTLVREIADQHPITLVNSVNPYRLEGQKTAAFEVCDQLEEVPDILAIPVGNAGNISAYWKGFVEYKKAGKIDRLPHMWGFEAEGAAAIVRGEPIERPETIATAIRIGNPASWHLAVRAAEESGGRIDCVSDDEILSAYRILARSEGIFSEPASAASLAGVMKMRAQGALRPGSKVVCVLTGNGLKDPSTALEAAAVKPRVIPCTMDAVLEEILEEKGVSHV